The Mercurialis annua linkage group LG2, ddMerAnnu1.2, whole genome shotgun sequence genome contains a region encoding:
- the LOC126670479 gene encoding glycine-rich RNA-binding protein 2, mitochondrial-like codes for MAFCNKIGALVRQSMSQNVKVPVMLNSFRAMSSSKLFVGGLSYGTTDESLKEAFSGFGDVVSARVITDRDTGRSRGFGFVDYSSNDCASSALSSMDGQELNGRNIRVSYATERTGGGGGGGPRSFNNNFRGNNSGFGNEGF; via the exons ATGGCTTTCTGCAACAAAATTGGGGCTTTGGTGAGGCAAAGCATGTCCCAGAATGTAAAAGTTCCAGTTATGTTAAACTCTTTCAGGGCCATGTCCAGTTCAAAGCTTTTTGTTGGAG GTCTTTCGTATGGGACTACTGACGAGTCTCTAAAGGAGGCGTTTTCTGGTTTTGGTGATGTGGTTAGCG CAAGGGTTATCACTGATAGAGATACTGGGAGATCAAGGGGTTTTGGATTTGTTGACTACTCGAGCAATGATTGTGCAAGCTCCGCATTGTCATCTATGGACGGCCAG GAGTTGAATGGGAGGAACATTCGAGTAAGTTATGCCACTGAGAGAACCGGtggtggtggcggtggtggtCCACGATCATTCAACAATAATTTTCGTGGGAACAATAGTGGCTTTGGTAATGAAGGTTTTTAA
- the LOC126668816 gene encoding UDP-glucuronate 4-epimerase 6: protein MASPPDTSKTIKIERYNSYIRKIHNTKLLNASSKLLFRSTLLIAIVLILFFTINYPPLSDHHHDKDHHRHFHHHSFLSTAFFSSSSSAIGGANWEKQVRRSATPRRPNGFSILVTGAAGFVGSHSSLALKKRGDGVLGLDNFNNYYDPSLKRARQELLHKHEIFIVEGDLNDGALLVKLFDVVPFTHILHLAAQAGVRYAIQNPQSYINSNIAGFVNLLEVSKNAKPQPAIVWASSSSVYGLNTQVPFSESDKTDQPASLYAATKKAGEEIAHTYNHIYGLSLTGLRFFTVYGPWGRPDMAYFFFTKDILQGKGIDIYQTQDDKQVARDFTYIDDIVKGCIGALDTAEKSTGSGGKKKGPAQLRVYNLGNTSPVPVGKLVSILENLLNTKAKKHVIKMPRNGDVPFTHANVSLALRDFGYKPTTDLSTGLRKFVKWYVGYYGIQSRVKKESDNISDHHVQD, encoded by the coding sequence ATGGCTTCACCACCGGACACAAGCAAAACCATCAAAATAGAACGATACAACAGCTATATCCGTAAAATCCACAACACTAAACTCCTCAACGCTTCTTCCAAACTTCTTTTCCGATCAACGCTTCTCATAGCAATCGTTCTCATTCTTTTCTTCACCATCAATTACCCTCCACTCTCCGATCACCACCACGATAAAGACCACCACCGCCATTTTCACCATCACAGCTTTCTCTCCACTGCTTTcttctcctcctcctcctccgctATCGGCGGCGCCAACTGGGAGAAGCAAGTCCGTCGCTCCGCTACTCCCCGTCGCCCTAATGGGTTCTCCATTTTAGTCACCGGAGCTGCTGGCTTCGTCGGATCGCACAGCTCCCTCGCTTTGAAAAAGCGCGGCGACGGAGTTCTTGGTCTTGATAACTTCAACAACTACTACGACCCGTCGCTGAAAAGAGCTCGTCAGGAATTACTTCACAAGCATGAAATATTCATCGTAGAGGGTGACTTAAACGACGGCGCATTACTCGTTAAGCTTTTCGATGTAGTTCCGTTCACTCACATACTCCACCTCGCCGCTCAGGCCGGCGTTCGTTACGCAATCCAAAACCCACAGTCGTACATTAATTCCAACATCGCCGGCTTCGTCAACCTTCTCGAAGTTTCCAAGAACGCTAAACCCCAGCCGGCGATAGTCTGGGCTTCGTCCAGCTCCGTTTACGGGTTAAACACTCAAGTACCCTTTTCCGAGAGCGACAAAACGGATCAACCCGCTAGTTTATACGCCGCCACTAAAAAAGCCGGCGAAGAAATAGCCCATACTTACAATCACATCTACGGGTTATCCCTAACCGGGTTACGGTTCTTCACAGTATACGGCCCATGGGGAAGACCCGACATGGCTTATTTCTTCTTCACCAAGGATATATTACAAGGAAAAGGAATCGACATATATCAGACGCAAGACGACAAGCAGGTGGCGCGTGACTTCACGTACATTGACGATATAGTAAAAGGGTGTATCGGAGCGCTGGACACGGCGGAGAAAAGTACGGGAAGCGGCGGGAAAAAGAAAGGGCCGGCTCAATTAAGAGTGTACAACCTGGGAAATACTTCACCGGTTCCTGTCGGAAAATTGGTGTCAATTTTGGAAAATTTGTTGAATACAAAAGCGAAAAAACATGTAATAAAAATGCCAAGAAATGGGGATGTTCCGTTTACTCACGCTAATGTAAGTTTGGCATTGAGAGATTTCGGGTACAAACCAACGACAGATTTGAGCACTGGATTGAGAAAATTTGTCAAGTGGTATGTCGGATATTACGGCATTCAATCAAGGGTAAAAAAGGAAAGTGACAATATTAGTGATCACCATGTTCAAGATTGA
- the LOC126668101 gene encoding uncharacterized protein LOC126668101: MSLWVIWLDRNNIVFDNYRPPMPVLFNSIPSMLETGKSLKPRKTLAQDSVQTWTAPPPMCWKINSDAAVSTDKQLSILSAVCRNSEGEIIRSGVSVLDGCVNAEVAEIKAVIFGLSLVSNLQDMKVICEMDALNIANRLQNPGRAEDYLQVLTEDCMAACLDRDVSFQFVKRSCNQVAHALAKWGMFFGRDCVFDGNVPFPVNEIVTIDIH, encoded by the coding sequence ATGTCCTTATGGGTTATTTGGCTGGATAGGAACAATATAGTTTTTGATAACTACCGACCCCCTATGCCAGTTTTATTCAACAGCATCCCGTCAATGCTTGAAACAGGCAAAAGTTTGAAACCCAGGAAAACGTTGGCCCAGGATAGTGTTCAGACATGGACAGCTCCTCCCCCAATGTGCTGGAAGATAAACTCTGACGCAGCGGTCTCAACGGATAAACAGCTTTCCATTCTCAGTGCTGTTTGTCGAAATTCTGAAGGAGAAATCATTCGAAGTGGAGTGTCTGTTCTAGACGGGTGTGTGAACGCTGAAGTTGCAGAAATCAAAGCTGTAATTTTCGGTCTCAGTTTAGTTAGCAATCTGCAGGATATGAAAGTTATCTGTGAAATGGACGCGTTGAACATAGCTAATAGGCTTCAGAATCCTGGTAGGGCTGAGGATTATCTGCAGGTTTTGACAGAAGATTGCATGGCTGCATGTTTGGACCGGGACGTCAGTTTCCAATTTGTAAAACGGTCATGTAACCAAGTAGCTCACGCGTTAGCTAAGTGGGGAATGTTTTTCGGTAGAGATTGCGTCTTTGATGGGAACGTTCCGTTTCCGGTTAATGAAATTGTAACCATTGATATTCATTAA